In Sphingopyxis sp. 113P3, one DNA window encodes the following:
- a CDS encoding winged helix-turn-helix domain-containing protein: MQSPMRGERDDCRLWRFGNIEYDEAIGELIVAGQVVELDRSSRVVLARLLAGDGTSVDKEELLKAGWPGRKVHENSLTKAIGRLRQALGDDGWRIEAVYGHGYRFVSDAADVAYPRPDPPPLRRRRHFTIALAVIAGACAFASIYAHRTAPTEQPLKIGEAPDVIGRILWVDDHPENNVEEKRFLEGQRMAVYNVTSSDDALKLLAMYRYDAVISDMGRNGNPLAGLDLVKAMRARGDHTPFYLYTILPSRAQRDLLAQHGGQGVAVTSEGLYSFLLPAGADR; this comes from the coding sequence CGACGATTGCCGTCTCTGGCGTTTCGGAAACATTGAATATGATGAGGCCATTGGCGAACTGATAGTCGCTGGGCAGGTCGTGGAACTCGACCGGTCAAGCCGGGTGGTTCTTGCCAGGCTCCTTGCGGGTGACGGCACGTCTGTTGACAAGGAGGAGCTTCTCAAGGCTGGCTGGCCAGGGCGCAAGGTTCATGAAAATTCGCTGACCAAGGCAATCGGCCGGCTTCGCCAGGCACTGGGTGATGACGGTTGGCGTATCGAGGCGGTCTACGGGCATGGCTACCGCTTCGTGTCCGATGCCGCGGACGTGGCATACCCCCGGCCTGATCCGCCGCCGCTGCGGCGTCGCCGGCATTTCACGATCGCGTTGGCTGTGATTGCCGGGGCCTGTGCGTTCGCCAGCATCTATGCTCACCGGACTGCCCCCACGGAACAGCCTCTCAAGATTGGCGAAGCGCCCGATGTCATTGGCCGCATATTGTGGGTCGACGATCATCCCGAAAACAATGTGGAAGAGAAGCGCTTTCTCGAAGGACAGCGGATGGCCGTCTACAATGTCACATCGAGCGACGATGCACTCAAACTGCTCGCCATGTATCGCTATGACGCGGTGATTTCCGACATGGGGCGGAATGGCAATCCACTCGCCGGACTTGATTTGGTCAAGGCGATGCGCGCGCGCGGCGATCATACGCCCTTCTATCTCTACACGATTCTGCCTTCGCGGGCGCAGCGCGATCTGCTGGCGCAGCATGGTGGACAGGGCGTCGCGGTGACATCGGAAGGGCTTTATAGCTTCCTCCTTCCGGCGGGAGCCGATCGCTAG
- a CDS encoding tetratricopeptide repeat protein: MGAEDIQYSKWRFGHVLFDETGGKLAINGQAVEIDRNCAALLAALLRRAGEPLGKDELLEIGWPGRIVHENSLAKAISRLRQALGEDGARVEAVYGSGYRLTGPVKRLEALPPEALETSGVVRRFRAHLFGDRRRAMMTCAITIASLSLLVAGLATWWAMTARAQLAEQEREVEVLLTFLSSDVLAAADPYAVGYQNQSLRQAVERTAATMDNRLRDDPETRVMLHRTIAQAFSGWGEYEKAVNHFDRAQMLSVRLHGVYARQNVPIDIGLCQNLRLAGETRRAERICRRAEQVARDTRSPLLGAAQTVRAKLQFEIGEYDRAATALAGVLQKSQGLSSAERADAEWFYALSLRKLARFDLADGAFRRHLTIRQTTMGASHPLTAWAHADYGDFLVAAGDFAKAEQHLAAAQKVFDAALGPDHPESLSPAYSRAVAALWRRDWTGARSILHPLLARYRETLGSDHFWTLYVMSELALAEAQIGESGDAEALLREARQTGARVLYGREGKAAHFHMRWARALIALGKADEAEDERRRALEAMDRAGFMPDHPWRARLHCLSARIALVRGEEAAVLPAGRACLSALGAADRLPSTYPALAEAKVLAGVDLSAMQ, translated from the coding sequence ATGGGGGCGGAAGACATCCAATACAGCAAGTGGCGCTTTGGCCACGTCCTGTTCGACGAAACTGGCGGAAAGCTGGCGATCAATGGACAGGCGGTCGAAATTGACCGCAATTGCGCCGCCCTGCTTGCCGCTCTGCTGCGCCGCGCGGGCGAACCGCTGGGCAAGGATGAATTGCTCGAAATCGGCTGGCCGGGGCGCATTGTCCACGAGAACTCGCTCGCCAAAGCAATCAGCCGGCTACGCCAGGCGCTCGGCGAGGATGGCGCGCGCGTCGAGGCGGTCTATGGTAGCGGCTATCGGCTGACAGGGCCGGTCAAGCGCCTCGAAGCCCTGCCTCCAGAGGCGCTGGAAACCAGCGGGGTGGTCCGGCGTTTTCGCGCGCACCTGTTCGGCGACCGTCGGCGGGCGATGATGACGTGCGCCATCACTATTGCCAGCCTCAGTCTTCTCGTCGCCGGGCTGGCCACATGGTGGGCGATGACTGCGCGGGCGCAGCTTGCCGAACAGGAGCGCGAGGTCGAAGTACTCCTGACCTTTTTATCGTCTGACGTGCTCGCGGCAGCCGACCCTTATGCGGTGGGCTATCAGAATCAATCGCTACGCCAGGCCGTCGAGCGGACGGCCGCGACGATGGATAACCGGCTGCGCGATGACCCCGAGACGCGCGTCATGCTTCACCGCACCATTGCGCAGGCCTTTTCGGGCTGGGGCGAATATGAAAAGGCGGTCAACCATTTCGATCGCGCGCAAATGCTCAGCGTGCGACTTCATGGCGTTTACGCGCGCCAGAACGTCCCGATAGATATCGGGCTGTGCCAGAATTTGCGCCTCGCCGGCGAAACGCGGCGCGCGGAACGCATCTGCCGGCGTGCCGAACAGGTGGCACGCGACACGCGATCGCCGCTGCTCGGCGCCGCGCAGACGGTGCGCGCCAAACTCCAGTTCGAGATCGGCGAATATGATCGCGCCGCCACGGCATTGGCCGGTGTACTGCAAAAGTCGCAAGGACTGTCATCGGCCGAACGCGCCGATGCGGAGTGGTTCTACGCTCTTTCGTTGCGCAAGCTTGCTCGCTTCGACCTGGCTGATGGAGCGTTCCGGCGCCATCTGACCATCCGCCAGACGACAATGGGCGCATCGCATCCGCTCACCGCCTGGGCGCATGCCGATTACGGCGACTTTCTGGTGGCGGCTGGCGATTTCGCTAAGGCCGAACAGCATCTTGCTGCGGCGCAGAAGGTCTTCGACGCTGCGCTCGGACCCGACCATCCCGAATCGCTCTCGCCCGCCTACAGCCGCGCGGTCGCCGCGCTGTGGCGCCGCGACTGGACGGGCGCGCGCTCGATCCTGCACCCGTTGCTCGCGCGCTATCGCGAAACGCTGGGTTCGGACCATTTCTGGACGCTTTACGTGATGAGTGAATTGGCGCTGGCTGAGGCGCAGATAGGTGAATCGGGGGATGCCGAGGCCCTGCTGCGCGAGGCGCGGCAGACCGGTGCGCGGGTGCTCTACGGCCGCGAAGGCAAGGCGGCGCATTTCCATATGCGCTGGGCGCGCGCGCTGATCGCACTTGGCAAGGCCGACGAGGCCGAGGATGAACGCCGCCGCGCGCTTGAGGCAATGGACCGTGCTGGCTTCATGCCCGATCATCCCTGGCGCGCCCGGCTGCATTGCCTGTCGGCACGGATCGCGCTGGTGCGCGGCGAAGAGGCGGCCGTATTACCCGCAGGGCGCGCTTGCCTGTCGGCCCTTGGCGCTGCCGACCGCCTTCCCTCCACCTATCCGGCGTTGGCAGAAGCGAAAGTGCTTGCTGGTGTGGATCTGAGCGCGATGCAGTGA